In one window of Bizionia sp. M204 DNA:
- a CDS encoding anthranilate synthase component I family protein, with translation MKTFSLYTHYKKILADTITPVSVYLKIRDKFPNSILLESSDYHANDNSFSYICCNPIASISVKNEEITQDFPDGSQLIHKISKKNDVVDSIHKFTKRFKIHSDTDFKFINNGVFGYMAYDAVRYFEDISIAKKEGHQDIPDIYYAVYQNIIAINHHKNEAYIFAHCFNTETNINEVLQLITSRNFAAFNFSTSGETTSNLTDNAYKEQVELAKQHCARGDVFQLVLSKKFSQKFKGDEFNVYRALRSINPSPYLFYFDYGDFKIFGSSPEAQLVVKGDQAEIHPIAGTFKRTGNDEKDAILAKQLSEDDKENAEHVMLVDLARNDLSRHGSQVKVETYREVQFFSHVIHLVSKVIGKKHAETTTMQMVADTFPAGTLSGAPKHKAMQLIEKYETTSRDFYGGAIGFMDFHGNFNHAIMIRTFLSKNHELHWQAGAGLVSKSDPESELQEVYNKLGALTKAIELATDI, from the coding sequence ATGAAAACATTTAGTCTTTACACACATTATAAAAAAATACTTGCCGATACTATTACACCTGTGAGTGTGTATCTGAAAATTCGCGATAAATTCCCGAATAGTATTTTATTGGAAAGTAGCGATTATCATGCTAACGATAATTCATTCTCTTATATCTGTTGCAATCCTATTGCGTCTATATCCGTGAAAAATGAAGAAATCACCCAAGACTTTCCTGATGGCAGCCAATTGATTCATAAAATTTCAAAAAAGAATGATGTGGTGGATAGTATTCATAAATTCACCAAGCGTTTTAAAATACATTCGGACACCGATTTTAAATTTATAAACAATGGTGTTTTTGGGTATATGGCTTATGATGCGGTTCGCTATTTTGAAGATATTTCTATCGCTAAAAAAGAAGGTCATCAAGATATTCCTGATATTTACTATGCCGTTTATCAAAATATTATAGCCATTAATCATCATAAAAATGAAGCTTATATTTTTGCACATTGTTTTAACACAGAAACAAATATTAATGAGGTTTTACAACTCATTACCTCCCGAAACTTTGCTGCATTTAACTTTTCAACATCAGGAGAAACCACGTCCAATTTAACTGATAATGCCTATAAAGAACAAGTAGAACTCGCTAAACAACATTGCGCGCGAGGAGATGTTTTTCAGTTGGTATTATCTAAAAAATTCTCCCAAAAATTTAAAGGCGATGAGTTTAATGTCTATCGTGCCTTACGAAGTATTAATCCTTCTCCTTACCTATTTTACTTTGATTATGGCGATTTTAAAATCTTTGGAAGTTCGCCAGAAGCACAATTAGTAGTAAAAGGAGATCAAGCAGAAATCCATCCCATCGCGGGAACGTTTAAACGAACGGGTAATGATGAAAAAGACGCTATTCTTGCCAAACAGCTTTCTGAAGATGATAAGGAAAATGCCGAACACGTTATGTTGGTAGATTTAGCACGAAATGATTTAAGTCGCCATGGCAGTCAGGTAAAAGTTGAAACCTACCGAGAAGTCCAATTCTTTTCACATGTTATTCATTTGGTAAGTAAAGTTATTGGCAAAAAGCATGCAGAAACAACTACTATGCAAATGGTTGCAGATACATTTCCTGCAGGAACATTAAGTGGTGCTCCTAAACATAAAGCTATGCAACTCATTGAAAAATACGAAACAACGAGTCGTGATTTTTATGGAGGTGCTATCGGTTTTATGGATTTTCATGGTAATTTTAATCATGCCATTATGATTCGGACTTTTTTAAGTAAAAATCACGAATTACATTGGCAAGCTGGCGCCGGATTAGTGTCCAAATCAGATCCTGAAAGTGAATTACAAGAAGTATATAATAAATTAGGCGCTTTAACAAAGGCGATAGAATTGGCAACCGATATTTAA
- a CDS encoding aminodeoxychorismate/anthranilate synthase component II — MENKTHILVIDNYDSFTYNLVHYLEDLDCEVTVKRNDQLTLEEVDAFDKIVLSPGPGIPDEAGLLKAIIQKYASTKSILGVCLGQQAIGEVFGGTLTNLETVFHGVATQITVSVDDEALFNGLGKSMAVGRYHSWVVQENLPDVLEATSFDDNGQIMSLRHKVFDVRGVQFHPESVLTPNGKQMLANWLKS; from the coding sequence ATGGAAAACAAAACACACATATTAGTTATTGATAACTACGATAGTTTCACCTATAATCTGGTACATTATTTAGAAGATTTGGATTGCGAAGTGACTGTAAAACGAAATGACCAACTCACTTTAGAGGAAGTTGATGCGTTTGATAAAATTGTGTTATCTCCAGGACCAGGTATTCCAGATGAAGCAGGTTTACTAAAAGCCATCATCCAAAAATATGCATCCACAAAAAGCATTTTAGGAGTTTGCCTAGGCCAACAAGCTATTGGCGAAGTGTTTGGCGGAACCTTAACCAATTTAGAAACGGTGTTTCATGGTGTTGCTACACAAATTACAGTATCAGTTGATGATGAAGCACTTTTTAATGGATTAGGGAAAAGCATGGCAGTTGGTCGTTACCATTCATGGGTTGTTCAAGAAAATTTACCTGATGTTTTAGAAGCAACATCCTTTGATGACAATGGGCAAATAATGTCACTTCGTCATAAAGTATTTGATGTTCGTGGTGTTCAGTTTCATCCAGAATCTGTTTTAACACCAAATGGGAAACAGATGTTAGCCAATTGGCTGAAGAGTTAA
- the trpD gene encoding anthranilate phosphoribosyltransferase: protein MKNILNRLINQEHISSDEAKGVLVNISRGNYNQSQIASFLTVYMMRNITLEELQGFRDALLELCIPVDLNGYNAIDLCGTGGDGKDTFNISTLASFVTAGAGVHVSKHGNYGVSSACGSSNVMEHLGIKFSSDIGFLKTCLDDAGICVLHAPLFHPAMKNVAPIRRELGVKTFFNMLGPMVNPSFPENQLVGVFSLELLRLYSYLYQNSDKKYSIVHALDGYDEISLTGSAKVINNASEKMINPSDFGVETLSQQAIHGGDSVASSAKIFTHILDGQGTIAQNNVVCANAALAISTVKNIPISESFALAKESLHSGQAKKRFKKLVALSKK from the coding sequence ATGAAAAACATACTTAACAGACTTATTAATCAAGAGCACATTTCCAGCGATGAAGCTAAAGGTGTATTGGTTAATATTTCGAGAGGCAACTACAATCAAAGCCAGATTGCATCATTTTTAACGGTTTATATGATGCGAAATATTACGCTTGAAGAACTTCAGGGCTTTCGTGATGCTTTACTAGAGTTGTGTATTCCTGTAGATTTAAATGGTTATAACGCCATAGATTTATGCGGTACTGGAGGCGATGGTAAAGACACCTTTAACATTTCAACTTTGGCTTCATTTGTTACAGCTGGAGCTGGTGTACATGTTTCAAAACATGGTAATTACGGCGTATCTTCTGCTTGCGGATCATCCAATGTCATGGAGCATTTGGGGATTAAATTTAGTAGCGATATAGGTTTTTTAAAAACCTGTTTGGACGATGCAGGCATATGTGTACTGCATGCGCCTTTGTTTCATCCAGCCATGAAAAATGTAGCACCAATTCGTCGGGAATTAGGCGTGAAAACATTTTTTAATATGTTAGGCCCTATGGTTAATCCGTCCTTTCCAGAAAATCAACTTGTAGGTGTTTTTAGTTTAGAATTGTTGCGCCTCTATAGTTATCTCTATCAAAATTCAGATAAAAAATATAGCATTGTCCATGCTTTAGATGGCTATGATGAAATATCATTAACAGGTTCCGCAAAAGTGATTAATAATGCATCAGAAAAAATGATTAACCCTAGTGATTTTGGTGTGGAAACACTCTCACAACAAGCTATTCATGGTGGTGATTCGGTTGCTTCCTCTGCAAAAATATTCACGCATATATTAGATGGACAAGGCACCATTGCCCAAAACAATGTGGTTTGTGCCAATGCCGCTTTAGCTATTTCTACAGTTAAAAACATACCCATTTCAGAAAGCTTTGCATTAGCCAAAGAATCCTTGCATAGCGGTCAAGCTAAAAAACGATTTAAAAAATTAGTGGCTTTAAGTAAAAAATAA
- the trpC gene encoding indole-3-glycerol phosphate synthase TrpC, with translation MDILEKIVADKRLEVALKKQLIPSLQLEQSVLFERETISLVKNLQHSPFGIIAEHKRRSPSKQVINHNLNVFDVAQGYEKAGVSGMSVLTDGKYFGGSLDDLLLARSSCNLPLLRKEFIIDSYQILEAKAYGADVILLIAAILTQEEIKSFSEFAKSLQLEVLLEVHNEAELQKSIMPSLDMIGVNNRNLKTFEVSLDTSKILSNHIPNEFIKISESGISNVEAIKELKPFGFQGFLIGENFMKTDNPGESANHFINQF, from the coding sequence ATGGATATATTAGAAAAAATAGTTGCAGATAAACGCTTGGAAGTTGCATTAAAAAAACAACTTATTCCTTCATTGCAATTGGAGCAATCTGTTTTATTTGAACGCGAAACCATTTCGCTCGTTAAAAATTTACAACATAGTCCTTTCGGTATTATTGCGGAACATAAACGACGCTCACCTTCCAAACAGGTTATCAATCACAATTTAAATGTATTTGATGTAGCCCAAGGCTATGAAAAAGCGGGTGTTTCTGGGATGTCCGTTTTAACGGATGGCAAATATTTTGGTGGATCATTAGACGATTTATTGTTAGCACGATCAAGTTGCAATTTGCCGCTTTTACGTAAAGAATTCATTATTGATAGCTACCAAATTTTAGAAGCCAAAGCCTATGGCGCAGATGTCATTTTATTGATAGCTGCCATACTAACACAAGAAGAAATTAAAAGCTTTTCAGAATTTGCTAAAAGCTTACAATTAGAAGTGTTATTGGAAGTCCATAACGAAGCAGAACTGCAGAAATCCATTATGCCGAGTTTAGATATGATTGGTGTAAATAATCGGAATCTAAAAACCTTTGAAGTCTCATTAGACACGAGTAAAATATTAAGTAATCACATTCCAAACGAATTTATAAAGATTTCTGAAAGTGGCATCAGTAATGTAGAAGCTATAAAAGAATTAAAGCCCTTTGGTTTCCAAGGGTTTTTAATTGGAGAAAATTTTATGAAGACGGATAATCCAGGTGAAAGCGCTAATCATTTTATAAACCAATTTTAG
- a CDS encoding phosphoribosylanthranilate isomerase, with the protein MKLKVCGMKFSDNMEAVAKLGPDYLGFIFYKKSARFFDGVIPTLPNTIKKVGVFVDASPKEIITIANNYNLDVVQLHGNQTKEFVLMLNGLATLYAAKDFEVWKVFSVGQYFNFKDLQPFENKVSKYLFDTKGELQGGNGFIFNWDLLKEYPSAKPFILSGGIGLDEVEHIKEFLKQDVSKKCYALDVNSQFETEPGLKNVETIKEFKNRLHHLK; encoded by the coding sequence ATGAAATTAAAAGTTTGTGGCATGAAATTTTCAGATAATATGGAAGCGGTTGCCAAGTTGGGACCCGATTATTTGGGTTTCATATTTTATAAGAAATCAGCTCGCTTTTTTGATGGTGTTATCCCAACATTACCTAATACCATTAAAAAGGTAGGTGTATTTGTAGATGCTTCACCAAAAGAAATAATAACTATTGCAAATAATTATAATTTGGATGTTGTGCAATTACATGGGAACCAAACCAAAGAATTTGTTTTAATGCTCAACGGACTCGCCACGCTTTATGCTGCCAAAGATTTTGAAGTTTGGAAAGTGTTTAGTGTTGGCCAATATTTCAATTTTAAAGATTTACAGCCTTTTGAAAATAAAGTGAGTAAATATCTTTTTGATACCAAAGGCGAACTTCAAGGCGGAAATGGATTCATCTTTAATTGGGATCTCTTAAAAGAATACCCTTCAGCAAAACCTTTTATATTAAGCGGTGGCATTGGTTTAGATGAAGTGGAACATATTAAAGAATTTTTAAAGCAAGATGTTTCAAAAAAGTGTTATGCATTGGATGTGAATAGCCAATTTGAAACAGAGCCTGGCCTTAAAAACGTGGA